One window from the genome of Brienomyrus brachyistius isolate T26 unplaced genomic scaffold, BBRACH_0.4 scaffold74, whole genome shotgun sequence encodes:
- the LOC125726696 gene encoding FYVE, RhoGEF and PH domain-containing protein 2-like isoform X2, whose translation MAPLCYSTHDSKYRPDSPKKPEKLTQENADMENTQSQKYLELTDSGPVGGAKSQWRGLQTFRRKATSTRLSSAFIPLTEVEGEGQEGEGEKMKTQETNREKLYKIVSELLETEKAYVKRLQLLDQGFFFTLLQEARLGSFPEDVVRQIFSNISCIHQFHSGFLLPELQRRMAEWDENPRIGDVLQKVAPFLKMYGEYVKAFDRAMELINTWREKSPRFEELVLQLQKQEASASLTLQHHMLEPVQRIPRYEMLLKDYLKKLPENSADRPDAQKALDIIFEAAKHSNAAIADMERLEKLWEVYSLLGMGDEMVDPSNRLLREGPVLKISFRNSIGKESHLFLFNNMLLYCVPRFSLTGARFLIKAQVDIEDMQVKEMKDAEIPHSFLISGKSCTLEFQARSQADMEAWIKACEGAIEQNEKKSESFRTAVSFPGPEEQQVVEHQELGKRAPQWIRDNLVSMCMCCGEKFNALIRRRHHCRACGQVVCWRCSDYKAALQYDGNRVNRVCRGCYSALVGGADGPAAVERKRGILEKEAGGVSDTSLLCSFLTMIDKQGKSRGWFVIPRDEPLVLYMYSAPQDVKAQVTIPLLGYQVKQLSGDKCAFQLSQSKLLLTFLAETEELRDRWVEVINRVAVGDCLEDED comes from the exons ATGGCCCCCTTGTGCTACTCAACGCATGACAGCAAGTACAG GCCAGATTCACCCAAGAAGCCAGAGAAGCTAACACAAGAAAATGCAGACATGGAGAACACCCAGTCCCAGAAATACCTAGAGCTGACTGATTCTGGACCAGTAGGGGGTGCCAAATCTCAGTGGAGAGGGCTGCAGACCTTCAGGAGAAAGGCTACCAGCACTCGACTCTCTTCGGCATTTATCCCACTTACTGAAGTGGAAGGGGAGGGCCAGGAAGGGGAGGGTGAGAAAATGAAAACGCAG GAGACCAACAGAGAGAAGCTCTACAAGATTGTCAGTGAGCTACTGGAGACGGAGAAGGCCTATGTCAAGCGGCTGCAGCTGCTGGACCAG GGCTTCTTCTTCACACTACTACAAGAAGCTCGCTTAGGTTCCTTCCCCGAGGATGTGGTTCGGCAGATCTTCTCGAACATCTCCTGCATCCACCAGTTCCATAGTGGTTTTCTTCTTCCTGAACTGCAAAGACGCATGGCTGAGTG GGACGAAAACCCTCGTATTGGCGATGTCCTCCAGAAGGTAGCACCCTTCCTCAAGATGTATGGGGAATACGTTAAGGCCTTTGACCGTGCTATGGAGCTCATCAACACGTGGAGAGAAAAGAGCCCTCGCTTTGAGGAGCTAGTTCTGCAACTTCAG AAACAAGAGGCAAGTGCGAGTCTGACCTTACAGCACCACATGCTGGAGCCAGTCCAGAGAATCCCTCGCTACGAGATGTTACTGAAGGATTACCTGAAGAAGCTTCCGGAGAACTCGGCTGACCGGCCAGACGCTCAGA AAGCCCTGGATATAATTTTTGAGGCAGCCAAACACTCCAACGCAGCTATTGCTGATATG GAACGCCTGGAAAAGCTGTGGGAGGTCTATTCCTTACTCGGAATGGGAGACGAAATGGTGGATCCATCCAACCGGCTGCTGCGGGAAGGGCCAGTGCTAAAGATCTCCTTTCGCAACAGCATCGGCAAAGAGAGCCATCTGTTTTTG TTCAACAACATGCTGCTGTACTGCGTGCCCAGATTCAGTCTGACAGGGGCCCGGTTCCTGATCAAGGCCCAGGTGGACATAGAGGACATGCAG GTGAAGGAAATGAAAGATGCCGAGATTCCCCACTCCTTTCTGATCTCTGGAAAATCTTGCACCCTGGAGTTTCAGGCCAG GTCTCAGGCTGATATGGAGGCATGGATTAAG GCTTGTGAGGGCGCTATCGAGCAGAATGAGAAGAAATCTGAGAGCTTCAGGACTGCGGTCAGCTTCCCAGGTCCGGAGGAGCAGCAG GTGGTGGAGCATCAGGAACTGGGCAAGCGAGCCCCCCAGTGGATTCGGGACAACCTGGTGTCCATGTGCATGTGCTgcggggaaaagttcaatgctCTGATTCGCCGAAGGCACCACTGCCGTGCGTGTGGGCAG GTGGTGTGCTGGAGATGCTCGGACTACAAGGCAGCCCTGCAGTATGACGGCAACCGGGTGAACCGCGTTTGCCGGGGGTGCTACAGCGCGCTAGTTGGGGGAGCTGATGGACCTGCGGCTGTGGAGAGAAAGCGGGGCATACTGGAG AAAGAGGCCGGGGGGGTGTCAGACACCAGTCTCCTATGCAGCTTCCTGACCATGATTGACAAGCAGGGCAAGAGCAGGGGCTGGTTCGTCATTCCGAGGGACGAACCCCTTGTCTTATACATGTACTCGGCACCACAG GACGTGAAAGCACAGGTCACTATTCCCTTGTTGGGCTACCAGGTTAAGCAGCTGTCGGGTGACAAGTGTGCCTTCCAGCTCAGCCAGTCGAAACTGCTTCTGACTTTCCTGGCAGAAACCGAGGAACTCAGAGACAGATGGGTAGAGGTGATCAACAGGGTGGCAGTTGGGGATTGTCTCGAGGATGAGGACTGA
- the LOC125726696 gene encoding FYVE, RhoGEF and PH domain-containing protein 2-like isoform X4 → MENTQSQKYLELTDSGPVGGAKSQWRGLQTFRRKATSTRLSSAFIPLTEVEGEGQEGEGEKMKTQETNREKLYKIVSELLETEKAYVKRLQLLDQGFFFTLLQEARLGSFPEDVVRQIFSNISCIHQFHSGFLLPELQRRMAEWDENPRIGDVLQKVAPFLKMYGEYVKAFDRAMELINTWREKSPRFEELVLQLQKQEASASLTLQHHMLEPVQRIPRYEMLLKDYLKKLPENSADRPDAQKALDIIFEAAKHSNAAIADMERLEKLWEVYSLLGMGDEMVDPSNRLLREGPVLKISFRNSIGKESHLFLFNNMLLYCVPRFSLTGARFLIKAQVDIEDMQVKEMKDAEIPHSFLISGKSCTLEFQARSQADMEAWIKACEGAIEQNEKKSESFRTAVSFPGPEEQQVVEHQELGKRAPQWIRDNLVSMCMCCGEKFNALIRRRHHCRACGQVVCWRCSDYKAALQYDGNRVNRVCRGCYSALVGGADGPAAVERKRGILEKEAGGVSDTSLLCSFLTMIDKQGKSRGWFVIPRDEPLVLYMYSAPQDVKAQVTIPLLGYQVKQLSGDKCAFQLSQSKLLLTFLAETEELRDRWVEVINRVAVGDCLEDED, encoded by the exons ATGGAGAACACCCAGTCCCAGAAATACCTAGAGCTGACTGATTCTGGACCAGTAGGGGGTGCCAAATCTCAGTGGAGAGGGCTGCAGACCTTCAGGAGAAAGGCTACCAGCACTCGACTCTCTTCGGCATTTATCCCACTTACTGAAGTGGAAGGGGAGGGCCAGGAAGGGGAGGGTGAGAAAATGAAAACGCAG GAGACCAACAGAGAGAAGCTCTACAAGATTGTCAGTGAGCTACTGGAGACGGAGAAGGCCTATGTCAAGCGGCTGCAGCTGCTGGACCAG GGCTTCTTCTTCACACTACTACAAGAAGCTCGCTTAGGTTCCTTCCCCGAGGATGTGGTTCGGCAGATCTTCTCGAACATCTCCTGCATCCACCAGTTCCATAGTGGTTTTCTTCTTCCTGAACTGCAAAGACGCATGGCTGAGTG GGACGAAAACCCTCGTATTGGCGATGTCCTCCAGAAGGTAGCACCCTTCCTCAAGATGTATGGGGAATACGTTAAGGCCTTTGACCGTGCTATGGAGCTCATCAACACGTGGAGAGAAAAGAGCCCTCGCTTTGAGGAGCTAGTTCTGCAACTTCAG AAACAAGAGGCAAGTGCGAGTCTGACCTTACAGCACCACATGCTGGAGCCAGTCCAGAGAATCCCTCGCTACGAGATGTTACTGAAGGATTACCTGAAGAAGCTTCCGGAGAACTCGGCTGACCGGCCAGACGCTCAGA AAGCCCTGGATATAATTTTTGAGGCAGCCAAACACTCCAACGCAGCTATTGCTGATATG GAACGCCTGGAAAAGCTGTGGGAGGTCTATTCCTTACTCGGAATGGGAGACGAAATGGTGGATCCATCCAACCGGCTGCTGCGGGAAGGGCCAGTGCTAAAGATCTCCTTTCGCAACAGCATCGGCAAAGAGAGCCATCTGTTTTTG TTCAACAACATGCTGCTGTACTGCGTGCCCAGATTCAGTCTGACAGGGGCCCGGTTCCTGATCAAGGCCCAGGTGGACATAGAGGACATGCAG GTGAAGGAAATGAAAGATGCCGAGATTCCCCACTCCTTTCTGATCTCTGGAAAATCTTGCACCCTGGAGTTTCAGGCCAG GTCTCAGGCTGATATGGAGGCATGGATTAAG GCTTGTGAGGGCGCTATCGAGCAGAATGAGAAGAAATCTGAGAGCTTCAGGACTGCGGTCAGCTTCCCAGGTCCGGAGGAGCAGCAG GTGGTGGAGCATCAGGAACTGGGCAAGCGAGCCCCCCAGTGGATTCGGGACAACCTGGTGTCCATGTGCATGTGCTgcggggaaaagttcaatgctCTGATTCGCCGAAGGCACCACTGCCGTGCGTGTGGGCAG GTGGTGTGCTGGAGATGCTCGGACTACAAGGCAGCCCTGCAGTATGACGGCAACCGGGTGAACCGCGTTTGCCGGGGGTGCTACAGCGCGCTAGTTGGGGGAGCTGATGGACCTGCGGCTGTGGAGAGAAAGCGGGGCATACTGGAG AAAGAGGCCGGGGGGGTGTCAGACACCAGTCTCCTATGCAGCTTCCTGACCATGATTGACAAGCAGGGCAAGAGCAGGGGCTGGTTCGTCATTCCGAGGGACGAACCCCTTGTCTTATACATGTACTCGGCACCACAG GACGTGAAAGCACAGGTCACTATTCCCTTGTTGGGCTACCAGGTTAAGCAGCTGTCGGGTGACAAGTGTGCCTTCCAGCTCAGCCAGTCGAAACTGCTTCTGACTTTCCTGGCAGAAACCGAGGAACTCAGAGACAGATGGGTAGAGGTGATCAACAGGGTGGCAGTTGGGGATTGTCTCGAGGATGAGGACTGA
- the LOC125726696 gene encoding FYVE, RhoGEF and PH domain-containing protein 2-like isoform X1 produces the protein MHGALVHRCVTFTSVRFHVDMEDCRNRLSVLDIISKFEKSRPDSPKKPEKLTQENADMENTQSQKYLELTDSGPVGGAKSQWRGLQTFRRKATSTRLSSAFIPLTEVEGEGQEGEGEKMKTQETNREKLYKIVSELLETEKAYVKRLQLLDQGFFFTLLQEARLGSFPEDVVRQIFSNISCIHQFHSGFLLPELQRRMAEWDENPRIGDVLQKVAPFLKMYGEYVKAFDRAMELINTWREKSPRFEELVLQLQKQEASASLTLQHHMLEPVQRIPRYEMLLKDYLKKLPENSADRPDAQKALDIIFEAAKHSNAAIADMERLEKLWEVYSLLGMGDEMVDPSNRLLREGPVLKISFRNSIGKESHLFLFNNMLLYCVPRFSLTGARFLIKAQVDIEDMQVKEMKDAEIPHSFLISGKSCTLEFQARSQADMEAWIKACEGAIEQNEKKSESFRTAVSFPGPEEQQVVEHQELGKRAPQWIRDNLVSMCMCCGEKFNALIRRRHHCRACGQVVCWRCSDYKAALQYDGNRVNRVCRGCYSALVGGADGPAAVERKRGILEKEAGGVSDTSLLCSFLTMIDKQGKSRGWFVIPRDEPLVLYMYSAPQDVKAQVTIPLLGYQVKQLSGDKCAFQLSQSKLLLTFLAETEELRDRWVEVINRVAVGDCLEDED, from the exons ATGCATGGAGCCCTAGTGCATAGATGTGTAACTTTCACTTCTGTGCGTTTTCACGTGGACATGGAGGACTGCAGAAACCGGTTGAGCGTGCTTGACATCATTTCAAAATTCGAAAAAAGCAG GCCAGATTCACCCAAGAAGCCAGAGAAGCTAACACAAGAAAATGCAGACATGGAGAACACCCAGTCCCAGAAATACCTAGAGCTGACTGATTCTGGACCAGTAGGGGGTGCCAAATCTCAGTGGAGAGGGCTGCAGACCTTCAGGAGAAAGGCTACCAGCACTCGACTCTCTTCGGCATTTATCCCACTTACTGAAGTGGAAGGGGAGGGCCAGGAAGGGGAGGGTGAGAAAATGAAAACGCAG GAGACCAACAGAGAGAAGCTCTACAAGATTGTCAGTGAGCTACTGGAGACGGAGAAGGCCTATGTCAAGCGGCTGCAGCTGCTGGACCAG GGCTTCTTCTTCACACTACTACAAGAAGCTCGCTTAGGTTCCTTCCCCGAGGATGTGGTTCGGCAGATCTTCTCGAACATCTCCTGCATCCACCAGTTCCATAGTGGTTTTCTTCTTCCTGAACTGCAAAGACGCATGGCTGAGTG GGACGAAAACCCTCGTATTGGCGATGTCCTCCAGAAGGTAGCACCCTTCCTCAAGATGTATGGGGAATACGTTAAGGCCTTTGACCGTGCTATGGAGCTCATCAACACGTGGAGAGAAAAGAGCCCTCGCTTTGAGGAGCTAGTTCTGCAACTTCAG AAACAAGAGGCAAGTGCGAGTCTGACCTTACAGCACCACATGCTGGAGCCAGTCCAGAGAATCCCTCGCTACGAGATGTTACTGAAGGATTACCTGAAGAAGCTTCCGGAGAACTCGGCTGACCGGCCAGACGCTCAGA AAGCCCTGGATATAATTTTTGAGGCAGCCAAACACTCCAACGCAGCTATTGCTGATATG GAACGCCTGGAAAAGCTGTGGGAGGTCTATTCCTTACTCGGAATGGGAGACGAAATGGTGGATCCATCCAACCGGCTGCTGCGGGAAGGGCCAGTGCTAAAGATCTCCTTTCGCAACAGCATCGGCAAAGAGAGCCATCTGTTTTTG TTCAACAACATGCTGCTGTACTGCGTGCCCAGATTCAGTCTGACAGGGGCCCGGTTCCTGATCAAGGCCCAGGTGGACATAGAGGACATGCAG GTGAAGGAAATGAAAGATGCCGAGATTCCCCACTCCTTTCTGATCTCTGGAAAATCTTGCACCCTGGAGTTTCAGGCCAG GTCTCAGGCTGATATGGAGGCATGGATTAAG GCTTGTGAGGGCGCTATCGAGCAGAATGAGAAGAAATCTGAGAGCTTCAGGACTGCGGTCAGCTTCCCAGGTCCGGAGGAGCAGCAG GTGGTGGAGCATCAGGAACTGGGCAAGCGAGCCCCCCAGTGGATTCGGGACAACCTGGTGTCCATGTGCATGTGCTgcggggaaaagttcaatgctCTGATTCGCCGAAGGCACCACTGCCGTGCGTGTGGGCAG GTGGTGTGCTGGAGATGCTCGGACTACAAGGCAGCCCTGCAGTATGACGGCAACCGGGTGAACCGCGTTTGCCGGGGGTGCTACAGCGCGCTAGTTGGGGGAGCTGATGGACCTGCGGCTGTGGAGAGAAAGCGGGGCATACTGGAG AAAGAGGCCGGGGGGGTGTCAGACACCAGTCTCCTATGCAGCTTCCTGACCATGATTGACAAGCAGGGCAAGAGCAGGGGCTGGTTCGTCATTCCGAGGGACGAACCCCTTGTCTTATACATGTACTCGGCACCACAG GACGTGAAAGCACAGGTCACTATTCCCTTGTTGGGCTACCAGGTTAAGCAGCTGTCGGGTGACAAGTGTGCCTTCCAGCTCAGCCAGTCGAAACTGCTTCTGACTTTCCTGGCAGAAACCGAGGAACTCAGAGACAGATGGGTAGAGGTGATCAACAGGGTGGCAGTTGGGGATTGTCTCGAGGATGAGGACTGA
- the LOC125726696 gene encoding FYVE, RhoGEF and PH domain-containing protein 2-like isoform X3 has protein sequence MVICCFCTQSTRPDSPKKPEKLTQENADMENTQSQKYLELTDSGPVGGAKSQWRGLQTFRRKATSTRLSSAFIPLTEVEGEGQEGEGEKMKTQETNREKLYKIVSELLETEKAYVKRLQLLDQGFFFTLLQEARLGSFPEDVVRQIFSNISCIHQFHSGFLLPELQRRMAEWDENPRIGDVLQKVAPFLKMYGEYVKAFDRAMELINTWREKSPRFEELVLQLQKQEASASLTLQHHMLEPVQRIPRYEMLLKDYLKKLPENSADRPDAQKALDIIFEAAKHSNAAIADMERLEKLWEVYSLLGMGDEMVDPSNRLLREGPVLKISFRNSIGKESHLFLFNNMLLYCVPRFSLTGARFLIKAQVDIEDMQVKEMKDAEIPHSFLISGKSCTLEFQARSQADMEAWIKACEGAIEQNEKKSESFRTAVSFPGPEEQQVVEHQELGKRAPQWIRDNLVSMCMCCGEKFNALIRRRHHCRACGQVVCWRCSDYKAALQYDGNRVNRVCRGCYSALVGGADGPAAVERKRGILEKEAGGVSDTSLLCSFLTMIDKQGKSRGWFVIPRDEPLVLYMYSAPQDVKAQVTIPLLGYQVKQLSGDKCAFQLSQSKLLLTFLAETEELRDRWVEVINRVAVGDCLEDED, from the exons ATGGTAATCTGTTGTTTTTGCACCCAAAGTACCAG GCCAGATTCACCCAAGAAGCCAGAGAAGCTAACACAAGAAAATGCAGACATGGAGAACACCCAGTCCCAGAAATACCTAGAGCTGACTGATTCTGGACCAGTAGGGGGTGCCAAATCTCAGTGGAGAGGGCTGCAGACCTTCAGGAGAAAGGCTACCAGCACTCGACTCTCTTCGGCATTTATCCCACTTACTGAAGTGGAAGGGGAGGGCCAGGAAGGGGAGGGTGAGAAAATGAAAACGCAG GAGACCAACAGAGAGAAGCTCTACAAGATTGTCAGTGAGCTACTGGAGACGGAGAAGGCCTATGTCAAGCGGCTGCAGCTGCTGGACCAG GGCTTCTTCTTCACACTACTACAAGAAGCTCGCTTAGGTTCCTTCCCCGAGGATGTGGTTCGGCAGATCTTCTCGAACATCTCCTGCATCCACCAGTTCCATAGTGGTTTTCTTCTTCCTGAACTGCAAAGACGCATGGCTGAGTG GGACGAAAACCCTCGTATTGGCGATGTCCTCCAGAAGGTAGCACCCTTCCTCAAGATGTATGGGGAATACGTTAAGGCCTTTGACCGTGCTATGGAGCTCATCAACACGTGGAGAGAAAAGAGCCCTCGCTTTGAGGAGCTAGTTCTGCAACTTCAG AAACAAGAGGCAAGTGCGAGTCTGACCTTACAGCACCACATGCTGGAGCCAGTCCAGAGAATCCCTCGCTACGAGATGTTACTGAAGGATTACCTGAAGAAGCTTCCGGAGAACTCGGCTGACCGGCCAGACGCTCAGA AAGCCCTGGATATAATTTTTGAGGCAGCCAAACACTCCAACGCAGCTATTGCTGATATG GAACGCCTGGAAAAGCTGTGGGAGGTCTATTCCTTACTCGGAATGGGAGACGAAATGGTGGATCCATCCAACCGGCTGCTGCGGGAAGGGCCAGTGCTAAAGATCTCCTTTCGCAACAGCATCGGCAAAGAGAGCCATCTGTTTTTG TTCAACAACATGCTGCTGTACTGCGTGCCCAGATTCAGTCTGACAGGGGCCCGGTTCCTGATCAAGGCCCAGGTGGACATAGAGGACATGCAG GTGAAGGAAATGAAAGATGCCGAGATTCCCCACTCCTTTCTGATCTCTGGAAAATCTTGCACCCTGGAGTTTCAGGCCAG GTCTCAGGCTGATATGGAGGCATGGATTAAG GCTTGTGAGGGCGCTATCGAGCAGAATGAGAAGAAATCTGAGAGCTTCAGGACTGCGGTCAGCTTCCCAGGTCCGGAGGAGCAGCAG GTGGTGGAGCATCAGGAACTGGGCAAGCGAGCCCCCCAGTGGATTCGGGACAACCTGGTGTCCATGTGCATGTGCTgcggggaaaagttcaatgctCTGATTCGCCGAAGGCACCACTGCCGTGCGTGTGGGCAG GTGGTGTGCTGGAGATGCTCGGACTACAAGGCAGCCCTGCAGTATGACGGCAACCGGGTGAACCGCGTTTGCCGGGGGTGCTACAGCGCGCTAGTTGGGGGAGCTGATGGACCTGCGGCTGTGGAGAGAAAGCGGGGCATACTGGAG AAAGAGGCCGGGGGGGTGTCAGACACCAGTCTCCTATGCAGCTTCCTGACCATGATTGACAAGCAGGGCAAGAGCAGGGGCTGGTTCGTCATTCCGAGGGACGAACCCCTTGTCTTATACATGTACTCGGCACCACAG GACGTGAAAGCACAGGTCACTATTCCCTTGTTGGGCTACCAGGTTAAGCAGCTGTCGGGTGACAAGTGTGCCTTCCAGCTCAGCCAGTCGAAACTGCTTCTGACTTTCCTGGCAGAAACCGAGGAACTCAGAGACAGATGGGTAGAGGTGATCAACAGGGTGGCAGTTGGGGATTGTCTCGAGGATGAGGACTGA